The DNA sequence CTAATTCAGCCTTGACTAAAACTTTAGTCAAAAGCAACTGACTATTAGAGATTGGGGTTTGAACTGGGGAATTTGATTCAATAATAGCTATGCCCAAGCCTCCCGAATCAGTCGAATACTCAAAAGATACCGAATATTTCTTACCACTCTCAAAATTTTCCAATGGTTTGTAATGTATCATGTCGTCCCACAAAACTAGGCTAGATTCTATTTCCCTAGGACGAGCGATATCTGAACCAAGCACATAATAACCCGGAAAAATGTTTTGCATAACAAAATCTGCACTTGAACTATCTAAAGTAGCGAAGTTCGGAACCAACCACCCGCCAGAACCAATTAAATTCTTACCTTTAGGGAGCGATAAATTTACAATATAATTTTTGCCTTTTTGAAATGTGGTAATACCATCGTAATACCAACCTTTTATCTCATCCTTTTGGTTTTTGACCTCCGTGTATTCCAAATCAGCAATTTTGACTTTTGGCAAAATTAGTTTTGCCAAAACACTATCACCAACATAAACACTGTACCTCCCATCTTCCGGAACTTTAAAAGTGTAACAGTAATCGCCACAATCGGGGGTCGAGACCTCGTAAATCCAAGCAACAAAGTTTTTATATAGAACTCTAGGATCTTTGCTGTTACCAAAAGTATATTCAGAAAGAGGAATGGTTGCGTTGGATCTCTCAACATACATTAACACCTTACCCACCATTCCCCAAAAATCCCCCTCACTTTCATCGTCATTCATTATTTTTTCCTTTGGAACATTTTTAAGCACCTCCATTGATTGATCTACCAGATTCGCATAATCCCTAACAAGTTGTTCCTCTAATTGTGGGGGTACTCTATACTTAGCTATCTCCGCAGCTCTTTTTGCAGCAAGCCAAAGTAACAAGTCCGCCTTATCAAGGGGGTTTTTGGGGATAGCTTTTTCTATATCTTCCTTTACCTGCACAAATTTGTACTTAAAATCTGTGGGATTCGTGTTAACCACAACCGGCCAAGCCCAACCCTCTTTCCATGTTAAATTTTCCAAGGAAAACCGCGAAAACTTTCTAGTACCAAAAATTACTCTATCTGCGGATTCTCTCAAAGGTGATTCATCAACCTTCTCTGTATCTTTTATAAAAACCCCAATACCCTTTGCATAATTAGATGTACTCAAAACATAGGGTAACTCTTGAATAGTTGACCACGAATATACGAGATCTTTCGGAATGTAAAACTTCGGCAATTTATTATCTTCTGGAACCTTATACAGAACTAAAGCGGGTCTCCCTGTAAGTTCGGCATAGAGCTCTTCTCTTAAAGAAGTATTTGCTTCTCCGTTAGGTATTTTTAAAAGATACTTTGGGTCAAATTCGCCAAACTCTTGGATCTTTTCAACACCTAACTTATTAATTGCTAAATCATTTTGACTGGGTGGCAGAGTCAACTCCCCCGAATACCTCCAGTCTAAATCATTCTCTTGCAATATATAATCAACAGATAACAATGCGAGATAATTCTTAGGCAAGTCCGCAACCCGAAATATATTATCTATAACTTCACCCGCTTCGGAACCTGAAGCAATGGGGTTTCTCAAAACACTGTTTCCCCCATCCACAAAGTTTACCGCTATGTCATCGGCTGATGAAAATCCATAAATCCAATTCCAAGCTCCACCATAATAGGATTTTGGGGTAGTTAGTATTCGAGCATCTTTTAAATTATCGTGAGTAAATTTTTCAAATTCTTTCCAGTATGTTGGTATATTTATCCTTGAAGTTCTAACGCTCCCATTCCACTTAGACCACACATGCTCGCCCAAAAGAACTGGTTTTGCGTTCATAAGAACTAACAACAAAACGAACATAAATAATCCAAATTTCCACTTTCCCTGAAAACGCTTTTCAATATTTGTGAGTGCTACATAAAATAAAACCGAGAAGGATAGCACATACAATTCACCGAATTTTGTAAAAGGTTCTCTAAAAATCTTGAATCCGGGAAAGTAATTAAACAACAAGGTGTAAACGAAACCAAAAGGCGAACGAGACCCCCCTACCAAAAACAGGGAGAGCAAAAATAGAGCAATAAAAAAGATTTGGGGTTTTCTTGAACTCACTTTTTGTCCAAAAGACAAAGCGATCGTAAAAATAACCAATGCATAGCTAAAAAAGAAAATGGTTGGCTTGTCATACCAATCATGAAATGGGTAATAATCGTATAGAAAGTGTTTGCCGTACCAACCCCACTGCCCAATGAATCTAAAATTCTGATACAAGTGCCCCACCGATGAAGCAGAAAACCACCCGCTCTTAAAAACCCTATTTGCATTTTCCATATAATAATAAAGCATAGGTGTTACCCACCACAAATTTACCAAAATAAAGGCGATGTAATAACTTAATACATTTAAAACCCTCGCTCTATGCATATTCTTTATTGATAAAACTAGATACAAAGCCTGGGGAATAAATATGGTCACAGACAAAGCAGGATTTGAATTTATGGGAGTGAAAATCACCGATAACACCAGTAACTTAAATATGTAAGAAAAACTAAAACTTTTACTTTCTACCAACTTAATAAAATAATATAAAGAAAGTGGAAGATATGCCCCATACATTAAAGGAAAAAATGAAAATGGATTCAAAGATCCAAATGCGTTAAATGAAAAAAGCACCGTTGCAGGAAGAAGCGCAAATACGGAAAATTTCCGGGAGAATAATCTCGTTAATTTGTAGAAACCCACGAACCCAAAAAAATACAAACAGAAAATCAACAGCCTTTGAAGAACAGCCGTTGATAGAAAGCTAAACAGTGTTGAATAGAGGGGAAATCCCAATAAGTTTGGGGTTGCGTTGTTTATACCCCCTAAAGGAATAGCGGTATCCCAAATGTATAAGTTAAATGCCCTCTTTCCCAATTGTAAGTATGTGTAATTATCTCCACTAGCCAACAGTTCGACATCACCAAACAGAATGTATACATAAACTGCTTCCAAGATTGCAATACAAAGAAAAAATAGCACTTCGGGTCTAAAAGCAAGTTGTTTAATTTTTGGAATACCCATTTTTATCACCATATGTATGGGTAACTCCCCTGACTAAAAATAATTAATCACTATAAAAAACCCGAAATTGTAGACCGGGAATATTCTTCTCTTCCGTAGCTACACCAAAATCACCAGGTATCATAGTACTTTTGGCTTCTATTGTGGCCGTCTTGGTGTCTGGATTCCAAGAAAGTGTGCTGATATTTGAAAAAACCTTCTGAATATTGTCCACATTTTCTGGCAATCCCTCAACCCTAATTCTGTAAGTACCCTTAAAAAATACCCTAAATCTGGTGCTATGACAATACAAGCCTGCTGTTCTGGCCCCAATTCCAATGTCGCTGGGAGGCTCAACTTTCTTGCCATCGGATACATACTTCGTATCGGGGTAGGAGTAGCAAGGAGGAAACATATAACCATCCTTTAAGGTAGCCATATTAAAGGTTAGCGACTTCGGAAAAAAGTAATGAGACATGTCTTTAAACCCCACACTGTAATTTAAACTAATATTGGAAACCCGTTCTTTAAGTTTAACAACCGCATACTGAGTTTCCAAAAGAGAATCTATTTCCGGATTCCATGTAATTCCAAGCACCTTCCAAGCAAAATACTTTGTTATGTGCATATAAAATGCACCAAAAGTTGGAAATCGGTAAAAAATTTTCTCCATATACTTATCAATAAACGCCCTCTGGTTGTGGGTTCCTAAATCAACATTTTTCGTCGTATAAACCAAACCAATGTTCCAATAAGGCCAAAGAACATAACGCACATCCTTGTTCTTTTCCTCCGTGATTTTTTCCAAAGAGTCACTTCCTATAGTTTTTGGTGTGTAACCAGTAAACCACATCATCTTTTGAATCATTTCCTCTTTCGCAATGCCCAAATCAGAGGCTAGCTTCTCTGTATCAATATAGGTTAACGGAAAATTTCCCTTTTCTGGAAAATCCGTTCTTATCATGTCGACAGTAATTAACACTCTTAGAGAGGTAGTAATCAGGAAAATTCCAAGGAAACCAAAGAGAACCTTCTTTAGAGACCATCTTTTCAGAGGATCTAGAATCAGAACAGCTTTTTCTAATACCATGGATAAGAGCATTATTCCCAAAAATCCTATCGGGACCCCCCATCTGGACCAGTGAACAACTCGCATGGAAACCCCTAAATAGTAAAACACCAGCGATAGCGCTAGAACAAGTCCTGTGTAAGGATACAGATCCCCTTCAAAAATACTTCTTATGTTAACTTTTTGTAGCATTTTATTAAAAATCTTTCTTAAATCGTTTTTCTTAACGAGAATAAAAAGTAAAAGAACTAGTACGACAGCCACAAGGGCTGATAGTCCCAAATATTCAGCAAAAAAATCATATATATAAACCTTCCAACTCCCAAAGGATTGACTCGGATAATCAAAATCAAACTGCGTACTGTGAACAGTTGCTTTCTTTACCCCATACCAAAATCTAATGTAATCAAAAGGCTTAGGCATAAAAATCACCCAAAGAAGAATCCCGCCAAAAAAAATCCCAGCGGTGTAAAGGACAGATTTGTATAGATAATTTATGCTAAAAGAGGTGTGTTTCTGTCGCGACCATAAAAATGAATTTACTGTTGTGATGGAAAAAATTGGAAGAAACAAGAATAAAGACTTTAAATTGGTAAAAGAGCCCAAAAACAAAAATGCGAGATTAATCACAAAAGTTTTGGCAACCGATGCCTTGCTTTTTTGTAACCAGAAAGAGATGATAAGATAATTCAAAAAAACTATTACCATCATCGAGTCAGAATTTATCCTAATAAATCTCTCCAAAATTCCTGGGGATGCGAAATACAGAACACTAAAAAAGACTGAGCGCAATTTAATTTTGCTATCGTTCTTTTGCAAGACAATAAGTCCTAAGATATAGGCCAAAATATAGAGGATGAATCCAAACCAATGACCCCAAAAGTATGTGGCCAACGAGGGATCGCCTTGGGGAAAATTTACCCCTGAGCTAGTAACTAGATTTATAAAAGAAAAAAACCCCGCAAGCAAATATTCGGTTAAAGCGACATGAATATAATTGTGAAGTTCTTGACCAGCCATTATAGTAAAAGCATTAAAATAAAACTGATATTCGTCGGAGTGAGCCATAGTTCTGGATACTATAGGGATGGTGATGATAAGACCAAAGACAAAAACTAAAATCAAAGGAATAATAAGTAGGTTTGCTAATAAACTCCTTTTAACAAACAAGTATATCTCCCTAACGGTAGCGTTTTTTCTTAAGTATTTCCAAAACTCTATTATTTTTTTTCTAGCAACATTTATTATTGTTAATATTTTCATAGGTTTATTTTGTAACTTTAGGAACACCTAATTCTAAAAAAGCAAGTATTTTGTGGGGTAAAAAGTACATATTTTTCATAACTTCTATATCACCAACGGTACGAATCTGCTGAATCTGCTTTCTCTTACTAAATGTGCTTTTTATATTTTTAATATTCCATACATACGCCCTAAAGTATGAATTGTAGGCAGAAGAAGCCTGTCCAGTTAGAACCAAAGCCACAGCCTCAACTATATTAATACAAAAATAGTATAGCAAAATCCACCAAACATTCCAAACAGAATAATTTTTTAGGATATTTCGAATAATATTCCTTTCGGCCAAAAATCTTCTCTTAGAGTTGGTAACATATTTTTCTTTGGGATTTGGATACCCACCAATACCAACGCTACCACCACTAAAATGGTAGATAACAGAATCAAAAACTGGAATCACAGACATCCCCATTAAGTGAGCTTTCCATGAGAGATCTACATCTTCGGCAAACAAAAAAGTGACTTCGTCCATCATTCCAATTTTAATGTAGTTCTCTCGTTTCATAAAAACACTAGTCCCATCAGCATAAAAGATTTTTTTTAACCTTTTTTTACCATCCCTGCTATAAGTTCTTGCAGGATATCCAAAAATGTCAGCTGCGATCCCGCAGCTAATAAATTCTTTGCCATCGTAGGTCATTTGTCTTGCGGTATATATTTGTTCGTCATCTTTTTCCGCAGCTTTAACGAGCAGTTCCACACATTTCGGATCAGTCCAAGTATCGGGACCTAAAAGAAATATATATTTTCCGGTCGCATTTAAAACTCCAAGATTGTTTCCAGCCGCACAACCCGCATTTGTGGGAGACACCACTACCTGACCTCTTTTAATTCTTTTTTGGGCGTCAACAACTGTATTATCTGGAGATAAACTATCCACAAAAATTACCTCAATATTTGGGTAGGATTGATTATTAACAGAATCAAAATATTTTTGATTAAATCTTTCGTTTTTATAGGCTGTGGTGACAATAGAAACCAGTGGCTCTTTAAATTTTCTATCTTTTGGCATTTCTAAATTTTAACATTTTGTTTAAGTACGACTCTAAAGCTATTTCCCAATTTCTCATAACTTTAAGACCCAATTTATGAATTTTCTGATTAATAGCGACCTCAAAAGGCGGTCGTGGTGCATAATAATTCTTGGCAAAAAAATCGGAGGTGACCTCCGTCAGCTTAACATGACTAAAATCAAAAAATTCAATTATCTTTTCTGCTACATCGTAACGAGAACAATTTCCTTCGCTAACCATATGATAAAGTCCCGAATCGGCTACGCGCAACATTTTTACAATACCCTTAGAAAAATCCTCGGTGTATGTAGGACAACCAAACATATCAGTAAGAGCGTATAACTCGGTCTTCCCTTGATCAACTTGATCCAAAATCTTTTTAACAAACTTTTTATCTCTGTCAAAACCACCCATCATCCAACCCGCTCTAAAAATGTGATAATTCCCTTTTAATATTCTCTGTACCGAAAGATCACCTTGGTGCTTGGCCTTTCCATAAACATTTACTGGGTTGGGTTTATCTTCTTCGGTATAAGGGATTTTTTTTGTCCCATCAAAAACTCCAGCGGTACTGATATGAACCATTGGGATACCGTATTTTTTGCAGACTAAAGCTACATTTTCGGCTCCTTGGGCATTAGTTTCGTAAGCTTCGTTGGAATGGGATTCACAATATTCAACATCTGTAAGTGCTGCAAAATTAAAAATATAATCGGGTTTTATTTTTTTAGCCAGCAAAGATATGGAATTTTTATCTCTTACATCCAACCTTTGCGTCCAAGGGTCTAGGGGTTTAAGATCCGTGGAAACAATATCAAACAAATTTTTAAAGGTACTATAAAAGGTTGTGCCTAACATACCAGAAGCACCAGTTATTAGGATACGATTTTTTTTCATAAAACAAGAAATACCACTAAAGCTACGGGGGCTAGTCTAACATAATATTTCGAAACAGAAAATCCCCAACTGTTATAGGTCCATAACCTTTATCGGTAAAATTTCTAAAATAAACCAACTGAAAATTAAATTTATCGCTATACAACAAAGAGTTGATTTGGCTAAAGGTGTAATTATTGTTATCTTCTAAACTTATCTCTATATGTAAATACTTTGTTTTGATAAGAGTCTTTTGAGCCCCTCTTAAAACATGAGCCTCGTAACCTTCGGTGTCAATTTTTAAAAGGTCAATGACCCTAATTTTTTCTTGAAGACACCAGTTATCCAAAGTTGTGGATCGCACTTTAACAGTTTTACCACTATCCTTTGCATCCCTATCAATAACATGACTAACGGCGGACTCTTGATCCTTAAAACTCATAGAAACCATTCCATCCTTATCTGAAATAGCAACACCATATACTTTGTCAAGGTTAGAAGTGAGGTTTGCTTTAAGATTTGTAAAAATCTGCGGGACAGGCTCTATAGCATAAATTTGCGCTTTTGGATAAAGTTCTCGTAGCATCATAGAAAAAAACCCTACATTAGCACCAATATCAACAATTGTATTTGCCGTCTTTGAACCCGCATCGCGCAACATTCTTTGTTGCCTCACTAACATACTTTGATACCCTGCAATTCCATAAGGGGAATCGTAAAAAATCCTTTTTCCAAAAAGATTGGTGTAATTCTCCCCAAAGACAAATTTTTTTATTCCTGATGAAAGCAAAAATAACTCCCAGTATTTTTTAAAAAGAAATTCTATTTTCTTAGAAAATTCCCAATGACAAACTGCAAACATCCCCAAATCAAGTTCAATTGAGGATTTAACAAACCAAAACATTCCTTTTATCATTTCAAATAAGGCTTACGCTCAAAAAATATTCCTTTTAATTTTTCGTATTTTATGCCAATATCTTCCAAGAACAATTTAGACTACAATTTTAATTATGACAAGCAACAAAAAGGCATTGGTTGGGATTCTGTTCTTTATTCTTTTAATCTTTGTCCGAAATATCGCTCTTTGGTCCCAAGAGCAAACATTCATCTTTGCTGATACTGCCATCTACGCTTTACAGCTTTCCGCATTTTCCCAAAATATCACAAGTATCTTTTCGCAACACTCGAGCTTTTTAGGATGGAACCCTAATTATCTCTCTACTGGTATTCCAACCTTGTCTGTAGTCGACTTTGGTTACCTGTATCCACCAGACTTTGTCATAGCTTTAATTTCTAAAATTTTCGGAAATAGTTTACTGGTTTTTCCTTTTACCACCTTGCTTGCTTATTTACATCTGGCATTTGGAGCATTTTTTGTTTACAAAATATTAAAAGATTATTTTAAACTCGAAAATTATTCTAGTCTTTTTGGGGGACTTCTTTGGGTTATTACGGGTTACAATCTGGAATATTTAGCTGCAACCTCTGTTCTTTACGCTGGAAGTTATCTTCCTGTCTGTTTTTATCTAAATCTTAAAAGGAAAGAGAAAGATGAATTTAGATACTTTTTTTTGTTCTACCTACTTTTAGCCTTTAGCTTTTTAGCCGGATACCCCATGCCTTCAGTTCTTATAGTCTTGACAGTAACCACATACAATATATTAACAGGTGACAAGATTAAGTACACACTCATTTCCGTAATCAAGGATAACCTAAGAGGGCTGTTTTTAATAACTTTTCCATTGATCTCGCCACTCTACTTTTCGGCTATTGCCAATTTCCCCCAAAGTGTTCGAGGTACTGTTTTAACTTTGGAGGGTTTTATAAGCAACCCCATAAAAATATTTAATCTCGCGGAAGGGATTTTGCCAGTTAATACGCTTTTTAATACAGCAAGCTCCACAAACATTGTTCACCTCTCTTTGAGCACCGTTGTTTTAATAATTCTTTTACAAGCAAAAAACAAAGGGGAAGTTTTTAGAGATAAAAGACTTTTGTCCTTACTGGCACTTGCTATTTTTGGAGCAATTTTGTCCGCGGGAGGAACAACTTATTTTCCGACTTTAATTTATCTAACAACTCCAATCATTAGTTTTTTTAGAAGGCTTGCTGTATTTTCTTTAATCCCAGGATTTGCGGTTTGTTTAATTGCCCCCTTTTATATTAAAAACGCCCTTGGTCAGAGAGGAATATCCCAGCCTTTGGGATTTGGGATTAAAATCTTTGCCATCCTGGCTCTTGTAACACAAGCCTATAAAATTGCCTTTATAGGAAAAGTGGAGATTCTAAATTATCCGGCGCTGGTTCAAAACCTAAGCATTATTTTTGTGATTGGAATGCTCTCTGTACTCTCTTTTATTGTTTATCATAAGAATAAAAGAATTGGTTTTGCCATTCTTGGTTTTGCCTTAATAGTTGAATCTGGAACTCTTGTTGCCAGTAAAGTTTACCTAAATTCTAAAACAAACCCCGAGGCGGTTTTCCAACCGAACGAGCTTACAAATTATTTAAAAGAGAATACTAAACCAGGAGAGCGCGTTGATATGTTATTTACACAGCATAGCTATAGTACAGACTACCTAGGATTGGAACAAACGGCGGGATACATGTCATTAGCAAGCGAGTATGGTGTTAGAATAAATGAGCTTTTGCCTTTGCCCCAAAGCCAGTACGACTCCAAAAGCTTAAGGGACATTTTAGGAGTTAAATATATTGTAAGAAAAGGAGATTGGGAAGACACCAATCTAAAAAAAGTTGCCGAAATTAAGCAAAACCCTCTAAAACCTAACTTTTACTCATTTGATTATAATTCGCTTTCTTGGTGGCCAGATCCTGTGGACACTTATTATAGTGTTTATCAGAACCCCACGGCACTTCCAAGATTGTACTTAGCATCAAATATTATTCCAACAGCAAGACAATCAAAATATCTTTTGCCCTATTTCGAAAAGCTAGAAGATCCAAAAACCGTTTTTCTTGAAGCAGATAAATTACAACCAGGAAAAATTTCACCCGAGGGGGAAGTTGTCATAAAGGATTATCAAAGAAACTACATCAAAGCCGAGGTGACAGCAGAGAAACAAACATTCCTCGCCAATTCCACAGGTTTTTATCCTGGCTGGAAGGCAAGGATTAACGGAACAAAGGTTGCCCCAATTCGCACTAATTGGTTCATGATGGGAGTATACCTGCCGGCGGGAGAAAACACAGTTGAGTTTATTTATACCCCTTACGAGGCAAACATTGGTCTGTTGTACATAATATTAGCAACAACATATTGGTTTTTTTCCAGAATTCTTAGACATAAATATGAACAAACTTTATGAATCAAAATACCATAGATTAGAAACTAATTACTGGTTGTTTATAGCACGAAGAGATGCGGTTATAAATTTAATTAAAAAGGTTGATATAGGTAAAACTGATAAAATTTTAGATATTGGTTGCTCCGGTGGTCCTCTCATAAATTTACTAAAAGAAAATGGGTTTATGAATATTTATGGAATCGACATTAGTGTGGACGCAATCAATTTATGTAAAAAAAGAGGCATAAATAATGTAACGGTTATGGATGGCACAAAAACACTATATAAAGATGGGGAATTTGACACAATAATAGCTTCTGATATTTTAGAACATTTAAAGGACGAGGATTCTGCTTTATCTGAATGGTATAGATTACTAAAACCTAATGGTAAATTAATACTATCTGTTCCTGCATTGAATTCTTTGTGGAGCGGTCATGATGAAATTAACGGACATTATAGAAGATATAATAAATCATCGCTAATAAAGAGATTAGAAAAAGCACAATTTAAATTGCACAAAATCTCTTATTGGAACTTTACCCTCTTTTTTCCTATTTATGTACTAAGTATGTTTCAACACCTTTTACCCAAAAATAAAAGCGCCTTAAAAGATCGCTTGTATGAGTTATGTCCCCTAATCAATGGAACATTAGTTGCTTTATTAAAAACAGAGAATTTTTTCTTAAAATATATTAATTATCCGGTTGGAATTAGTATTTTTACGGTATGGAGAAAATAAAACCAGAAGATCCGTCGCCGTATGATTGATACTTCGATGTTTTTAGAAAAATATCTGCAAAATTACCGCTTTAAAATGGCGGCGCCTTATCTAATTGGAGATGTTTTGGATTTTGGCGGCAACAACGGAGAGTTAAAAAGGCTGGTTAAAGGCAAATATCTTGTTGTTAACTACGATCATTCCGTAATGAAAAATGCCCATTGTGACACCATTGTAAGTTTAGCGGTTATTGAGCATATATCAGTTAA is a window from the Patescibacteria group bacterium genome containing:
- the rfbD gene encoding dTDP-4-dehydrorhamnose reductase, which produces MKKNRILITGASGMLGTTFYSTFKNLFDIVSTDLKPLDPWTQRLDVRDKNSISLLAKKIKPDYIFNFAALTDVEYCESHSNEAYETNAQGAENVALVCKKYGIPMVHISTAGVFDGTKKIPYTEEDKPNPVNVYGKAKHQGDLSVQRILKGNYHIFRAGWMMGGFDRDKKFVKKILDQVDQGKTELYALTDMFGCPTYTEDFSKGIVKMLRVADSGLYHMVSEGNCSRYDVAEKIIEFFDFSHVKLTEVTSDFFAKNYYAPRPPFEVAINQKIHKLGLKVMRNWEIALESYLNKMLKFRNAKR
- a CDS encoding FkbM family methyltransferase, with protein sequence MIKGMFWFVKSSIELDLGMFAVCHWEFSKKIEFLFKKYWELFLLSSGIKKFVFGENYTNLFGKRIFYDSPYGIAGYQSMLVRQQRMLRDAGSKTANTIVDIGANVGFFSMMLRELYPKAQIYAIEPVPQIFTNLKANLTSNLDKVYGVAISDKDGMVSMSFKDQESAVSHVIDRDAKDSGKTVKVRSTTLDNWCLQEKIRVIDLLKIDTEGYEAHVLRGAQKTLIKTKYLHIEISLEDNNNYTFSQINSLLYSDKFNFQLVYFRNFTDKGYGPITVGDFLFRNIMLD
- a CDS encoding YfhO family protein — translated: MTSNKKALVGILFFILLIFVRNIALWSQEQTFIFADTAIYALQLSAFSQNITSIFSQHSSFLGWNPNYLSTGIPTLSVVDFGYLYPPDFVIALISKIFGNSLLVFPFTTLLAYLHLAFGAFFVYKILKDYFKLENYSSLFGGLLWVITGYNLEYLAATSVLYAGSYLPVCFYLNLKRKEKDEFRYFFLFYLLLAFSFLAGYPMPSVLIVLTVTTYNILTGDKIKYTLISVIKDNLRGLFLITFPLISPLYFSAIANFPQSVRGTVLTLEGFISNPIKIFNLAEGILPVNTLFNTASSTNIVHLSLSTVVLIILLQAKNKGEVFRDKRLLSLLALAIFGAILSAGGTTYFPTLIYLTTPIISFFRRLAVFSLIPGFAVCLIAPFYIKNALGQRGISQPLGFGIKIFAILALVTQAYKIAFIGKVEILNYPALVQNLSIIFVIGMLSVLSFIVYHKNKRIGFAILGFALIVESGTLVASKVYLNSKTNPEAVFQPNELTNYLKENTKPGERVDMLFTQHSYSTDYLGLEQTAGYMSLASEYGVRINELLPLPQSQYDSKSLRDILGVKYIVRKGDWEDTNLKKVAEIKQNPLKPNFYSFDYNSLSWWPDPVDTYYSVYQNPTALPRLYLASNIIPTARQSKYLLPYFEKLEDPKTVFLEADKLQPGKISPEGEVVIKDYQRNYIKAEVTAEKQTFLANSTGFYPGWKARINGTKVAPIRTNWFMMGVYLPAGENTVEFIYTPYEANIGLLYIILATTYWFFSRILRHKYEQTL
- a CDS encoding class I SAM-dependent methyltransferase, which gives rise to MNKLYESKYHRLETNYWLFIARRDAVINLIKKVDIGKTDKILDIGCSGGPLINLLKENGFMNIYGIDISVDAINLCKKRGINNVTVMDGTKTLYKDGEFDTIIASDILEHLKDEDSALSEWYRLLKPNGKLILSVPALNSLWSGHDEINGHYRRYNKSSLIKRLEKAQFKLHKISYWNFTLFFPIYVLSMFQHLLPKNKSALKDRLYELCPLINGTLVALLKTENFFLKYINYPVGISIFTVWRK
- a CDS encoding glycosyltransferase, whose translation is MPKDRKFKEPLVSIVTTAYKNERFNQKYFDSVNNQSYPNIEVIFVDSLSPDNTVVDAQKRIKRGQVVVSPTNAGCAAGNNLGVLNATGKYIFLLGPDTWTDPKCVELLVKAAEKDDEQIYTARQMTYDGKEFISCGIAADIFGYPARTYSRDGKKRLKKIFYADGTSVFMKRENYIKIGMMDEVTFLFAEDVDLSWKAHLMGMSVIPVFDSVIYHFSGGSVGIGGYPNPKEKYVTNSKRRFLAERNIIRNILKNYSVWNVWWILLYYFCINIVEAVALVLTGQASSAYNSYFRAYVWNIKNIKSTFSKRKQIQQIRTVGDIEVMKNMYFLPHKILAFLELGVPKVTK